Proteins encoded within one genomic window of Triticum aestivum cultivar Chinese Spring chromosome 2D, IWGSC CS RefSeq v2.1, whole genome shotgun sequence:
- the LOC123051262 gene encoding ribulose bisphosphate carboxylase small subunit, chloroplastic 1-like encodes MAPAVMASSATTVAPFQGLKSTAGLPVSRRSSGSLGRVSNGGRIRCMQVWPIEGIKKFETLSYLPPLSTEALLKQVDYLIRSKWVPCLEFSKVGFVFREHNSSSGYYDGRYWTMWKLPMFGCTDATQVLNEVEEVKKEYPDAYVRVIGFDNLRQVQCVSFIAFRPPGCEESGKA; translated from the exons ATGGCCCCCGCCGTGATGGCTTCGTCGGCTACCACCGTCGCACCCTTCCAGGGGCTCAAGTCCACAGCCGGTCTCCCCGTCAGCCGCCGCTCCAGCGGCAGCCTCGGCCGCGTCAGCAATGGCGGAAGGATCAGGTGCATGCAG GTGTGGCCGATTGAGGGCATCAAGAAGTTCGAGACCCTGTCTTACTTGCCACCCCTCTCCACGGAGGCCCTCCTGAAGCAGGTCGACTACCTGATCCGCTCCAAGTGGGTGCCCTGCCTCGAGTTCAGCAAGGTTGGCTTCGTCTTCCGTGAGCACAACAGCTCCTCCGGGTACTACGACGGTCGATACTGGACAATGTGGAAGCTGCCTATGTTCGGGTGCACCGACGCCACGCaggtgctcaacgaggtggaggAGGTCAAGAAGGAGTACCCTGACGCCTATGTCCGCGTCATCGGCTTCGACAACCTGCGCCAGGTGCAGTGCGTCAGCTTCATCGCATTCAGGCCACCGGGTTGCGAGGAGTCTGGCAAGGCCTAA